The following coding sequences lie in one Phalacrocorax aristotelis chromosome 2, bGulAri2.1, whole genome shotgun sequence genomic window:
- the SLC4A2 gene encoding anion exchange protein 2 isoform X2 — MINPLRRTVRLPGAVGQVPVAVHVTGDGTCGPLLAAPPPMDFLLGTRPEQEALGASSPAFGEEEEEKDLNKALGVERFEEILCDTHPRNVEEAGRSYSEEDFEYHRQSSHHIHHPLSTHLPSDTRRKKGVPKKGKKKHRRASVPGENPTIEEAEEDEDEACDTETERSAEELLQPGPPEAVQEDEVMDRPGEEPVAPTVLPGSPPEPRGSTSPREARAGSPDVEEGGSAEGAAGAEAGSPGRPVPKSQLGHRSYNLHERRRIGSMTGVEQAQYQKMPTDESEAQTLASADLDYMKSHRFEDVPGVRRHLVRKSAKAQVVHVSKDHKEPSTRHRKQDRQPHEVFVELNELVLDKNQELQWKETARWIKFEEDVEEETDRWGKPHVASLSFRSLLELRKTLSHGAVLLDLDQKTLPGVAHQVVEQMVITDQIRAEDRANVLRALLLKHSHPSDEKDFSFPRNISAGSLGSLLVHHHSTNHVAEGSEPAVTEPLIAGHAVEHDVRVDVEREREVLTPTPPAGITRSKSKHELKLLEKIPDNAEATVVLVGCVEFLDQPTMAFVRLQEAVELDSVLEVPVPVRFLFVLLGPSSTHMDYHEIGRSISTLMSDKQFHEAAYLADDRHDLLNAINEFLDCSVVLPPSEVQGEELLCSVAHFQREMLKKREEQERRLLLEPKSPEEKALLKLKVVEGEGEEEDDPLRRTGRPFGGLIRDVRRRYPKYLSDFRDALSPQCIAAVIFIYFAALSPAITFGGLLGEKTQGLIGVSELIISTSLQGVLFCLLGAQPLLIIGFSGPLLVFEEAFFTFCTSNELEYLVGRVWIGFWLILIVLVMVAFEGSFLVRFVSRFTQEIFAFLISLIFIYETFSKLAKIFQEHPLHSCLQANGTSVDAEAWRNSSTASANGTASRTAAKVTGLPNTALLSLVLMAGTFFIAFFLRKFKNSRFFPGRIRRLIGDFGVPIAILVMVLVDYSIQDTYTQKLSVPSGFSVTSPDKRGWVINPLGKKSDFPVWMMVASGLPAILVFILIFMETQITTLIISKKERMLQKGSGFHLDLLLIVAMGGFFALFGLPWLAAATVRSVTHANALTIMSKAVAPGDKPKIQEVKEQRVTGLLVAVLVGLSIVIGKLLQQIPLAVLFGIFLYMGVTSLNGIQFYERLQLLLMPPKHHPDVTYVKKVRTLRMHLFTGLQLACLAVLWAVMSTVASLAFPFILILTVPLRMCLLSRIFTDREMKCLDADEAEPILDEREGVDEYNEMPMPV; from the exons ATGATTAACCCTTTGCGTCGCACTGTGCGACTGCCCGGTGCTGTTGGGCAAGTCCCCGTTGCCGTGCACGTGACTGGGGATGGGACCTGCGGCCCCCTCCTCGCGGCTCCGCCACCCATGGATTTCCTCCTGGGCACCCGG CCCGAGCAGGAGGCGCTGGGCGCCAGCTCGCCCGCatttggggaggaggaggaggagaaggacctgaaCAAGGCGCTGGGCGTAGAGCGCTTTGAGGAGATCCTGTGTGACACGCACCCCCGCAACGTGGAGGAGGCTGGGCGCAGCTACAGCGAGGAGGACTTCGAGT ACCACCGCCAGTCGTCCCACCACATCCACCACCCGCTCTCCACACACCTGCCCTCCGACACCCGCCGCAAGAAGGGGGTGCCGAAAAAGGGTAAAAAGAAGCACCGCCGAGCCTCAGTCCCTGGCGAGAACCCCACCATCGAGGAGGCCGAAGAGGATGAGGATGAGGCGTGCGACACGGAGACAGAGCGGTCGGCAGAGGAGCTCCTGCAGCCCGGCCCGCCCGAGGCAGTGCAG GAGGATGAGGTGATGGACCGTCCGGGAGAGGAGCCAGTGGCCCCCACCGTGCTGCCCGGCTCCCCCCCGGAGCCCCGTGGGTCCACATCCCCCAGGGAAGCCCGGGCAGGCAG CCCCGACGTGGAGGAGGGAGGTTCGGCGGAGGGAGCGGCCGGTGCCGAGGCTGGCTCCCCCGGTCGCCCCGTTCCCAAGTCGCAGCTGGGGCACCGCAGCTACAACCTGCACGAGCGGCGGCGGATTGGCAGCATGACGGGCGTGGAGCAGGCCCAGTACCAGAAGATGCCGACAGACGAGTCGGAGGCCCAGACGCTGGCCTCGGCCGACCTGGACTACATGAAAA GTCACCGCTTTGAGGATGTGCCGGGGGTGCGCCGGCACCTCGTCCGGAAGAGCGCCAAGGCGCAGGTGGTCCACGTCAGCAAGGACCACAAGGAGCCCAGCACACGGCACCGCAAGCAGGACCGGCAGCCCCATGAG GTGTTCGTGGAGCTGAACGAGCTGGTGCTGGACAAGAACCAGGAGCTGCAGTGGAAGGAGACGGCACGCTGGATCAAGTTTGAGGAGGATGTGGAGGAAGAGACGGACCGCTGGGGCAAGCCCCATGTGGCCTCCCTGTCCTTCCGCAGCCTCCTGGAGCTACGCAAGACCCTATCCCACG GGGCTGTGCTCCTCGACCTGGACCAGAAGACGCTGCCGGGGGTGGCTCACCAGGTGGTGGAGCAGATGGTCATCACTGACCAGATCCGGGCCGAGGACCGTGCCAACGTGCTGCGGGCGCTGCTGCTCAAGCACAG CCACCCGAGCGATGAGAAGGACTTCTCCTTCCCCCGAAACATCTCGGCCGGCAGCCTGGGCTCCCTGCTCGTGCACCACCACAGCACCAACCACGTGGCCGAGGGCAGTGAGCCGGCCGTCACGGAGCCCCTCATCGCCGGCCACGCCGTGGAGCACGACGTGCGGGTCGACGTGGAGCGGGAG AGGGAGGTCCTCACTCCCACGCCCCCGGCCGGCATCACTCGCTCCAAGTCCAAGCACGAGCtgaagctgctggagaagaTCCCGGACAACGCCGAGGCCACGGTGGTGCTTGTGG GCTGCGTGGAGTTCCTGGACCAGCCCACCATGGCCTTCGTGCGGCTGCAGGAGGCGGTGGAGCTGGACTCGGTGCTGGAGGTGCCCGTCCCTGTGCGGTTCCTCTTCGTGCTGCTGGggcccagcagcacccacatgGACTACCATGAGATTGGGCGCTCCATCTCCACCCTCATGTCTGACAAG CAATTCCACGAGGCTGCGTACCTGGCCGATGACCGCCACGACCTCCTCAACGCCATCAACGAGTTCCTGGACTGCAGCGTGGTGCTGCCGCCCTCCGaggtgcagggagaggagctgctgtgcagcGTCGCCCACTTCCAGCGCGAGATGCTGAAGAagagggaggagcaggagcggcggctgctgctggagcccaaGTCCCCCGAGGAGAAAG CGCTGCTAAAGCTGAAGGTGGTGGAGGGagagggtgaggaggaggacgaCCCCCTGCGGCGCACAGGCCGGCCCTTTGGGGGGCTGATCCGGGACGTGCGGCGGCGGTACCCCAAGTACCTGAGCGACTTCAGGGATGCGCTGAGCCCCCAGTGCATCGCGGCCGTCATCTTCATCTACTTCGCCGCGCTGTCACCAGCCATTACCTTCGGAGGGCTGCTGG GGGAGAAGACGCAGGGCCTGATCGGGGTGTCTGAGCTGATCATCTCCACGTCGCTGCAGGGCGTGCTTTTCTGCCTGCTGGGCGCCCAGCCCCTGCTCATCATCGGCTTCTCGGGGCCCCTGCTCGTCTTCGAGGAGGCTTTCTTCACG TTCTGCACGTCCAACGAGCTGGAGTACCTGGTGGGGCGCGTCTGGATCGGCTTCTGGCTCATCCTCATCGTGCTGGTCATGGTGGCCTTTGAGGGCAGCTTTCTGGTGCGCTTCGTCTCCCGCTTCACCCAGGAGATCTTTGCCTTCCTCATCTCCCTCATCTTCATCTACGAGACCTTCTCCAAGCTGGCCAAG ATCTTCCAGGAGCACCCcctgcacagctgcctgcaggcgAACGGCACCAGCGTGGACGCAGAGGCGTGGAGGAACAGCAGCACGGCCTCGGCCAACGGCACGGCCAGCCGCACCGCAGCCAAGGTGACGGGGCTGCCCAACACGGCGCTGCTCTCGCTGGTGCTCATGGCCGGCACCTTCTTCATCGCCTTCTTCCTGCGCAAGTTCAAGAACAGCCGGTTCTTCCCCGGACGG ATCCGGCGGCTCATCGGGGACTTCGGGGTGCCCATTGCCATCCTGGTGATGGTGCTGGTGGACTACAGCATCCAGGACACCTACACGCAG AAGCTGAGTGTGCCCAGCGGGTTCTCGGTGACGTCCCCAGACAAGCGGGGCTGGGTGATCAACCCCCTGGGCAAGAAGAGCGACTTCCCCGTCTGGATGATGGTGGCCAGCGGCCTCCCCGCCATCCTTGTCTTCATCCTCATCTTCATGGAGACGCAGATCACTAC GCTGATCATCAGCAAGAAGGAGCGGATGCTGCAGAAGGGCTCTGGGTTCCACCTTGACCTCCTGCTCATCGTGGCCATGGGTGGCTTCTTCGCGCTCTTCGGGCTGCCGTGGCTCGCCGCGGCCACGGTGCGCTCTGTCACGCACGCCAACGCCCTCACCATCATGAGCAAGGCTGTGGCGCCCGGGGACAAGCCCAAGATCCAGGAGGTGAAGGAGCAGCGGGTCACTGGGCTGCTGGTGGCTGTGCTTGTCG GCCTGTCCATCGTCATCgggaagctgctgcagcagatccCGCTGGCCGTGCTCTTTGGGATCTTCCTCTACATGGGCGTCACCTCCCTCAATGGCATCCAGTTCTACGAgcgcctgcagctgctgctgatgcCCCCCAAGCACCACCCTGATGTCACCTACGTcaaaaag GTGCGCACACTGCGCATGCACCTCTTCACTGGGCTGCAGCTGGCGTGTCTGGCCGTGCTCTGGGCCGTCATGTCCACGGTGGCCTCCCTGGCCTTCCccttcatcctcatcctcacGGTGCCACTCCGCATGTGCCTGCTCAGCCGCATCTTCACCGACCGTGAGATGAAGTGT ctGGACGCAGACGAGGCCGAGCCCATCTTAGACGAGCGGGAAGGCGTGGACGAGTACAACGAAATGCCGATGCCGGTGTGA
- the SLC4A2 gene encoding anion exchange protein 2 isoform X4 — MTQPEQEALGASSPAFGEEEEEKDLNKALGVERFEEILCDTHPRNVEEAGRSYSEEDFEYHRQSSHHIHHPLSTHLPSDTRRKKGVPKKGKKKHRRASVPGENPTIEEAEEDEDEACDTETERSAEELLQPGPPEAVQFFLQEDEVMDRPGEEPVAPTVLPGSPPEPRGSTSPREARAGSPDVEEGGSAEGAAGAEAGSPGRPVPKSQLGHRSYNLHERRRIGSMTGVEQAQYQKMPTDESEAQTLASADLDYMKSHRFEDVPGVRRHLVRKSAKAQVVHVSKDHKEPSTRHRKQDRQPHEVFVELNELVLDKNQELQWKETARWIKFEEDVEEETDRWGKPHVASLSFRSLLELRKTLSHGAVLLDLDQKTLPGVAHQVVEQMVITDQIRAEDRANVLRALLLKHSHPSDEKDFSFPRNISAGSLGSLLVHHHSTNHVAEGSEPAVTEPLIAGHAVEHDVRVDVEREREVLTPTPPAGITRSKSKHELKLLEKIPDNAEATVVLVGCVEFLDQPTMAFVRLQEAVELDSVLEVPVPVRFLFVLLGPSSTHMDYHEIGRSISTLMSDKQFHEAAYLADDRHDLLNAINEFLDCSVVLPPSEVQGEELLCSVAHFQREMLKKREEQERRLLLEPKSPEEKALLKLKVVEGEGEEEDDPLRRTGRPFGGLIRDVRRRYPKYLSDFRDALSPQCIAAVIFIYFAALSPAITFGGLLGEKTQGLIGVSELIISTSLQGVLFCLLGAQPLLIIGFSGPLLVFEEAFFTFCTSNELEYLVGRVWIGFWLILIVLVMVAFEGSFLVRFVSRFTQEIFAFLISLIFIYETFSKLAKIFQEHPLHSCLQANGTSVDAEAWRNSSTASANGTASRTAAKVTGLPNTALLSLVLMAGTFFIAFFLRKFKNSRFFPGRIRRLIGDFGVPIAILVMVLVDYSIQDTYTQKLSVPSGFSVTSPDKRGWVINPLGKKSDFPVWMMVASGLPAILVFILIFMETQITTLIISKKERMLQKGSGFHLDLLLIVAMGGFFALFGLPWLAAATVRSVTHANALTIMSKAVAPGDKPKIQEVKEQRVTGLLVAVLVGLSIVIGKLLQQIPLAVLFGIFLYMGVTSLNGIQFYERLQLLLMPPKHHPDVTYVKKVRTLRMHLFTGLQLACLAVLWAVMSTVASLAFPFILILTVPLRMCLLSRIFTDREMKCLDADEAEPILDEREGVDEYNEMPMPV; from the exons ATGACTCAG CCCGAGCAGGAGGCGCTGGGCGCCAGCTCGCCCGCatttggggaggaggaggaggagaaggacctgaaCAAGGCGCTGGGCGTAGAGCGCTTTGAGGAGATCCTGTGTGACACGCACCCCCGCAACGTGGAGGAGGCTGGGCGCAGCTACAGCGAGGAGGACTTCGAGT ACCACCGCCAGTCGTCCCACCACATCCACCACCCGCTCTCCACACACCTGCCCTCCGACACCCGCCGCAAGAAGGGGGTGCCGAAAAAGGGTAAAAAGAAGCACCGCCGAGCCTCAGTCCCTGGCGAGAACCCCACCATCGAGGAGGCCGAAGAGGATGAGGATGAGGCGTGCGACACGGAGACAGAGCGGTCGGCAGAGGAGCTCCTGCAGCCCGGCCCGCCCGAGGCAGTGCAG TTCTTCCTGCAGGAGGATGAGGTGATGGACCGTCCGGGAGAGGAGCCAGTGGCCCCCACCGTGCTGCCCGGCTCCCCCCCGGAGCCCCGTGGGTCCACATCCCCCAGGGAAGCCCGGGCAGGCAG CCCCGACGTGGAGGAGGGAGGTTCGGCGGAGGGAGCGGCCGGTGCCGAGGCTGGCTCCCCCGGTCGCCCCGTTCCCAAGTCGCAGCTGGGGCACCGCAGCTACAACCTGCACGAGCGGCGGCGGATTGGCAGCATGACGGGCGTGGAGCAGGCCCAGTACCAGAAGATGCCGACAGACGAGTCGGAGGCCCAGACGCTGGCCTCGGCCGACCTGGACTACATGAAAA GTCACCGCTTTGAGGATGTGCCGGGGGTGCGCCGGCACCTCGTCCGGAAGAGCGCCAAGGCGCAGGTGGTCCACGTCAGCAAGGACCACAAGGAGCCCAGCACACGGCACCGCAAGCAGGACCGGCAGCCCCATGAG GTGTTCGTGGAGCTGAACGAGCTGGTGCTGGACAAGAACCAGGAGCTGCAGTGGAAGGAGACGGCACGCTGGATCAAGTTTGAGGAGGATGTGGAGGAAGAGACGGACCGCTGGGGCAAGCCCCATGTGGCCTCCCTGTCCTTCCGCAGCCTCCTGGAGCTACGCAAGACCCTATCCCACG GGGCTGTGCTCCTCGACCTGGACCAGAAGACGCTGCCGGGGGTGGCTCACCAGGTGGTGGAGCAGATGGTCATCACTGACCAGATCCGGGCCGAGGACCGTGCCAACGTGCTGCGGGCGCTGCTGCTCAAGCACAG CCACCCGAGCGATGAGAAGGACTTCTCCTTCCCCCGAAACATCTCGGCCGGCAGCCTGGGCTCCCTGCTCGTGCACCACCACAGCACCAACCACGTGGCCGAGGGCAGTGAGCCGGCCGTCACGGAGCCCCTCATCGCCGGCCACGCCGTGGAGCACGACGTGCGGGTCGACGTGGAGCGGGAG AGGGAGGTCCTCACTCCCACGCCCCCGGCCGGCATCACTCGCTCCAAGTCCAAGCACGAGCtgaagctgctggagaagaTCCCGGACAACGCCGAGGCCACGGTGGTGCTTGTGG GCTGCGTGGAGTTCCTGGACCAGCCCACCATGGCCTTCGTGCGGCTGCAGGAGGCGGTGGAGCTGGACTCGGTGCTGGAGGTGCCCGTCCCTGTGCGGTTCCTCTTCGTGCTGCTGGggcccagcagcacccacatgGACTACCATGAGATTGGGCGCTCCATCTCCACCCTCATGTCTGACAAG CAATTCCACGAGGCTGCGTACCTGGCCGATGACCGCCACGACCTCCTCAACGCCATCAACGAGTTCCTGGACTGCAGCGTGGTGCTGCCGCCCTCCGaggtgcagggagaggagctgctgtgcagcGTCGCCCACTTCCAGCGCGAGATGCTGAAGAagagggaggagcaggagcggcggctgctgctggagcccaaGTCCCCCGAGGAGAAAG CGCTGCTAAAGCTGAAGGTGGTGGAGGGagagggtgaggaggaggacgaCCCCCTGCGGCGCACAGGCCGGCCCTTTGGGGGGCTGATCCGGGACGTGCGGCGGCGGTACCCCAAGTACCTGAGCGACTTCAGGGATGCGCTGAGCCCCCAGTGCATCGCGGCCGTCATCTTCATCTACTTCGCCGCGCTGTCACCAGCCATTACCTTCGGAGGGCTGCTGG GGGAGAAGACGCAGGGCCTGATCGGGGTGTCTGAGCTGATCATCTCCACGTCGCTGCAGGGCGTGCTTTTCTGCCTGCTGGGCGCCCAGCCCCTGCTCATCATCGGCTTCTCGGGGCCCCTGCTCGTCTTCGAGGAGGCTTTCTTCACG TTCTGCACGTCCAACGAGCTGGAGTACCTGGTGGGGCGCGTCTGGATCGGCTTCTGGCTCATCCTCATCGTGCTGGTCATGGTGGCCTTTGAGGGCAGCTTTCTGGTGCGCTTCGTCTCCCGCTTCACCCAGGAGATCTTTGCCTTCCTCATCTCCCTCATCTTCATCTACGAGACCTTCTCCAAGCTGGCCAAG ATCTTCCAGGAGCACCCcctgcacagctgcctgcaggcgAACGGCACCAGCGTGGACGCAGAGGCGTGGAGGAACAGCAGCACGGCCTCGGCCAACGGCACGGCCAGCCGCACCGCAGCCAAGGTGACGGGGCTGCCCAACACGGCGCTGCTCTCGCTGGTGCTCATGGCCGGCACCTTCTTCATCGCCTTCTTCCTGCGCAAGTTCAAGAACAGCCGGTTCTTCCCCGGACGG ATCCGGCGGCTCATCGGGGACTTCGGGGTGCCCATTGCCATCCTGGTGATGGTGCTGGTGGACTACAGCATCCAGGACACCTACACGCAG AAGCTGAGTGTGCCCAGCGGGTTCTCGGTGACGTCCCCAGACAAGCGGGGCTGGGTGATCAACCCCCTGGGCAAGAAGAGCGACTTCCCCGTCTGGATGATGGTGGCCAGCGGCCTCCCCGCCATCCTTGTCTTCATCCTCATCTTCATGGAGACGCAGATCACTAC GCTGATCATCAGCAAGAAGGAGCGGATGCTGCAGAAGGGCTCTGGGTTCCACCTTGACCTCCTGCTCATCGTGGCCATGGGTGGCTTCTTCGCGCTCTTCGGGCTGCCGTGGCTCGCCGCGGCCACGGTGCGCTCTGTCACGCACGCCAACGCCCTCACCATCATGAGCAAGGCTGTGGCGCCCGGGGACAAGCCCAAGATCCAGGAGGTGAAGGAGCAGCGGGTCACTGGGCTGCTGGTGGCTGTGCTTGTCG GCCTGTCCATCGTCATCgggaagctgctgcagcagatccCGCTGGCCGTGCTCTTTGGGATCTTCCTCTACATGGGCGTCACCTCCCTCAATGGCATCCAGTTCTACGAgcgcctgcagctgctgctgatgcCCCCCAAGCACCACCCTGATGTCACCTACGTcaaaaag GTGCGCACACTGCGCATGCACCTCTTCACTGGGCTGCAGCTGGCGTGTCTGGCCGTGCTCTGGGCCGTCATGTCCACGGTGGCCTCCCTGGCCTTCCccttcatcctcatcctcacGGTGCCACTCCGCATGTGCCTGCTCAGCCGCATCTTCACCGACCGTGAGATGAAGTGT ctGGACGCAGACGAGGCCGAGCCCATCTTAGACGAGCGGGAAGGCGTGGACGAGTACAACGAAATGCCGATGCCGGTGTGA